The following DNA comes from Pseudophryne corroboree isolate aPseCor3 chromosome 8, aPseCor3.hap2, whole genome shotgun sequence.
gaccaggccacccgcagggacaagcgcggtcgccgctgcccgaggttcgtgacacattACAGCTGAGGAAGGTGATTAGCACATCAGAGATGCACGTTTCACTATCGCCAAATGTCATTAGGGAAGTTGTAGCCATTACGTCTACATCTCTAGATTGCGACTTCCCAACCTAAGAAAGCCACCACTAACTGTGCCACGTGGGCAGATACCACTATGAAACTGACGGCTGTGCAGACACGTGTGTATGGGCTTTGTGTATATGACCATTTTCTGACAACACTTCTTCTAAGTGCAGTGCTTGCCCCTTGCAGCTGCATCCTGGGGTCCTCCCTCCTCCGAGACCCCTCTCTCCTCACCTGGTGAACCCTTAAAGTAACTGGTCATACATCCAGGATGTGACATTAGACAGCTGGTCACAGCGGTACATCCTATGGGGATCGGGGATCCCCCCCTGCCCCCCTCACAAAGCTATTGGTGCTGCGGTCTGCAAATGTAATTGCATTTATGAGATGATGCAGCAGGGTGCTGCGGCGGGGACAACCCAGACACTGCCCACTTCTCTGGCCAGCTCTGCATGTCATGTCCTCTCCAGTGAATTACCAATTTCTGGATGGCTCCCCCTGGGTGTAGAAAAAGGGGGTCCCAAGGGTGGGGCACCAAATACACAGGTGCGCTGTAAGAGGACATCTAGGTCTGGCCTTTAGTTGTCCAGCTGATAATGTTTGTAAGTCATGAAGGAGCGGGCAGCTTATTCTGGAATGGTGCATGCACTGTGGAGCTTCCCCTGTAGATGGACCAGATCAGCTATATAGCACATAAGGTATAATGGAAATGAGCTTCGGGTGCAGAGAACTGCAGGTCAGGGGTCAGATAGGGAGCAATAGGCGGCTCACCAGCAGTATCTCACTGTCCTCCTCCACCTTCCCCTTCCACTCATATCTGAGGAAGAAGCACAAAAGGAAAGATGGTCAGTCTAATGCACAGATAAGCAGCCTCCGGCTACACAGTTGTTGGGCAACTGCAAGTTCCAGCATGCAGTCACCCACTGGCTTGACAGGGAATGCtgagacatgtagttccacaacaactgggGAGCCTCAGGTGCTCTAAGCTTTATCTAAAGCAACAGAGACCCCAACCCAGAGGACAAGGACGTGGCAACAGAGACCCCACCACAGGGAAATGGGATATGGCATGGTCGTGGTGACAGAGACATCCCAGGAGAAAAGAACagaaaaccccccctccccccagggtACAGGGACAGAAACCCCCCCAAGGGGACAAGAACATGGGGAAAATGACCCCATCCCAGAGGAATGGGATGTGGCGACAGAGATTCCTCCCCCCCAACCTTCCCAAAAGGGACAGGGACGTGGTGAAAGAGACCTCCCAAAAATGGACAGGGACGTGGTGAAAGAGACCACTGGGGACAGAGACCCCTTCCCAGGGGACGTGGGGGACAGAGACCCCTTCCCAGGGGACGTAGGGGACAGAGACCCCTTCCCAGGGGATGTGGGGGCAGAGACCCCTTCCCAGGGGATGTGGGGGCAGAGACCCCTTCCCAGGGGACGTGGGGGACAGAGACCCCTTCCCGGGGGACGTGGGGGACAGAGACCCCTTCCCGGGGGACGTGGGGGACAGACAACCGCTCCCAGGGGACAGGGACAGAGACCCCCCTCCCCAGAGACAAGGACCCGCCCAGGGGATAGGGACAGAGACCCCTCAAGGGACGTGGGGacacaggaccccccccccccaccaagggGACAGGGACGAGGGGACAGAGAAACCCCCAGGGGACAGGGACCCCCCTAACCTTCCCAAAAGGGACATGGACGTGGGGACAGGGACTCCCCATGGGACACTTTAGGGATAAGGACATGCACAGtctcacacacagggacacaccatGAGGTCATAGCTCACATGGAGGTTATCTGCGGTATAATATTCACACAGGCCGCCAGCTTCCTCTCCACAAGGCCCCTGTTTGGAATAGAAGAAGTGACTTGTTACAGTACATAGGTCACCACTTGTTACCTTATCTGTGATCTCTATTGCCCTGGATCTCGCCCCCTCAGTTCCATGTCCGACACACAATAACTGGGACATGGATCTACCCATCTCCCTGTAATGGGATCCTGGGATCCGGGTTCAGAGGTCACTGCTAGCTGGCAGGTCTCCCATGTACTACTTATACCTCCAATCTGCAATGCCCATTTCAGTCCATCTACATTTTTATTGAAGGCGCAACCAGCCCCCCAGATCATTCCCGGGATAATGCAGAGTTTCTGCCACCCACTGATACCACGGAAGTGCCCTGAGATCCCCCCCGGAGTGTTTCTTCCTGCACTTCCACTGTGACTCCTTATTCCCCATCTGACAATATACAGGGACGGCTGCAGGCATGGCACAGTCCGCATTCACCGGCCACTCCGAGCTACTTACCGGGCTATGTCCTTGGCCACTGTGTCATTGGGGCAGGTGACGTAGGCAGCGGAGAGAGATCCCGATTTGTAAGCTTCGGTGGCCATAGTAAAGGCTCGCAGTCCCACAATCCTGAGCAGCGGAGGGGTCATACACACCACTGCCTGAAATTAGGGGAAGAGGCCGTTGGAGGTCGTACTTTTCCCAACAGGCAAACTGCAATCACTGACCGTACAAAAACAGATCTGTAACTACAGGGAAAGAAACAGGATCAGGGTCAGAAGCACACCACAGCAACATAAACTGGAAATAATGCCCTGGGTACGTAGTTCTCTGTGTGGCAAGTGATTTGGGATACTGTGCTGGGTGGCCCTTGGGCTATGGGATGTCTTTCCTTGCACTATCATATGGAGATTTATAACTGTACCTTATTGCATATACATCTAGGGTCCACCAGGTGGCGATGCAGAGCCTACAAATACATATAGCACGTTTTCTGAGACGTATACAATCCGGCAGCTCCATACACAGCAGTGATGCCCAGCCAGCTACAGTATCGCTCCACCATCATTTCCCAATGTTTGGGGGGTTTGGGGGAAGAAGGATAGCAGGGTTCAACTGCTACAGGATGAACTTTGTAGCAGGAAAAGCCTGCAGCAGAGTCTGACGGTTCTGCAGGAGTTTGATAGGCACACCTTCACTTTGTCACCTTTCACTTTTACGTATGATAGTTAAAGTTTTTAAATACTTATTGGAAAGATCTGGATAAATGGGAGATCACAAGCATACTGAACGTCTAGATGTACACACAGGTGTGCCTCCTGCATTGTTTAAGCAAACAGGACCCCAGCCTAACCAGGGTCATGTGTACAGATGAAGGAAAAGGGGcccgcagtgacagagagagaggagataaGGGGCCCGCAGTGACTGTCAGAGAGGAGATAAGgggcccgcagtgactgtgagagaggggagatgagggggccgcagtgactgtgagagagagaggggagatgagggggccgcagtgactgtgagagagagaggggagatgagggggccgcagtgactgtgtgagagagagagagagagagagagagagagagagagagagagagggggggggagatgagggacccgcagtgactgtgagagagaggagatgagggggccgcagtgactgtgagagaagggagatgagggggccgcagtgactgtgagagaagggagatgagggggccacagtgactgtgagagaagggagatgagggggccacagtgactgtgagagaggggagatgagggggccgcagtgactgtgagagagaggagatgagggggccgcagtgactgtgagagagagggggggagatgagggggccgcagtgactgagagagaggagatgagggggccgcagtgactgtgagagagagggggggagatgagggggccgcagtgactgtgagagagaggagatgagggggccgcagtgactgagagagaggagatgagggggccgcagtgactgtgagagagagaggggagatgagggacccgcagtgactgtgagagagaggagatgagggggccgcagtgactgtgagagagagggggggagatgagggggccgcagtgactgagagagaggagatgagggggccgcagtgactgtgagagaagggagatgagggggccgcagtgactgtgagagagaagAGATAAGGgacccgcagtgactgtgagagaggagatgagggggacccgcagtgactgtgagagaagggagatgagggggccgcagtgactgtgagagaagggagaggagggggccacagtgactgtgagagaggggagatgagggggccgcagtgactgtgagagagagagaggagatgagggggccgcagtgactgtgagagaagggagaggagggggccgcagtgactgtgagagaagggagatgagggggccgcagtgactgtgagagaagggagatgagggggccgcagtgactgtgagagaagggagatgagggggccgcagtgacagagagagagagaggagatgagggggccgcagtgactgtgagagagaggagatgagggggccgcagtgactgtgagagaagggagaggagggggccgcagtgactgtgagagagaagAGATAAGGgacccgcagtgactgtgagagaagggagatgagggggccgcagtgactgagagaagggagaggagggggccgcagtgactgtgagagaagggagaggagggggccgcagtgactgtgagagagaggagatgagggggccgcagtgactgtgagagagaagAGATAAGGgacccgcagtgactgtgagagaagggagatgagggggccgcagtgacagagagagaggagatgaggggccgcagtgactgtgagagaggagatgagggggccgcagtgactgtgagagagaggagatgaggggggccgcagtgactgtgagagaagggagatgaggg
Coding sequences within:
- the CUTA gene encoding protein CutA isoform X3; translation: MTPPLLRIVGLRAFTMATEAYKSGSLSAAYVTCPNDTVAKDIARGLVERKLAACVNIIPQITSIYEWKGKVEEDSEILLMIKTRSSKVPAVTDYVRSVHPYEICEVISVPIEQGNPPYLTWVADAVPE
- the CUTA gene encoding protein CutA isoform X2 produces the protein MYPLSSCLKFGALIIAGFAVVCMTPPLLRIVGLRAFTMATEAYKSGSLSAAYVTCPNDTVAKDIARGLVERKLAACVNIIPQITSIYEWKGKVEEDSEILLMIKTRSSKVPAVTDYVRSVHPYEICEVISVPIEQGNPPYLTWVADAVPE
- the CUTA gene encoding protein CutA isoform X1 — its product is MERMVLRLLGAFMYPLSSCLKFGALIIAGFAVVCMTPPLLRIVGLRAFTMATEAYKSGSLSAAYVTCPNDTVAKDIARGLVERKLAACVNIIPQITSIYEWKGKVEEDSEILLMIKTRSSKVPAVTDYVRSVHPYEICEVISVPIEQGNPPYLTWVADAVPE